The following are encoded in a window of Nostoc sp. UHCC 0302 genomic DNA:
- a CDS encoding helix-turn-helix transcriptional regulator, with amino-acid sequence MRVRKRKKDSQKMIRWRLRILMAEKKISNKELAELSGIHPTSISKLKNADEIEQISGRVLNNLCNGLTKAYHAKGDERIITPGDLFDYTYDGDGDPGYADIQSVTTEKPKNGHSPNAGKSDNTTAQVFWLLPNKEAS; translated from the coding sequence ATGAGAGTAAGAAAAAGAAAAAAAGACTCTCAAAAGATGATTCGTTGGCGGCTCAGAATATTAATGGCAGAGAAGAAAATCAGCAACAAAGAACTTGCTGAACTTTCAGGTATACATCCAACGTCCATTTCAAAACTGAAAAACGCTGATGAGATTGAGCAGATTAGCGGTAGAGTTTTGAATAATTTGTGTAACGGCTTAACTAAGGCCTATCACGCAAAAGGGGATGAGCGGATCATTACACCTGGAGATTTGTTTGACTACACTTACGATGGCGATGGTGATCCAGGATATGCTGATATTCAATCAGTGACTACAGAAAAACCCAAAAATGGGCATTCACCTAATGCGGGTAAATCAGACAACACTACTGCTCAGGTATTCTGGTTATTACCTAATAAGGAGGCATCATGA
- a CDS encoding KilA-N domain-containing protein: protein MLTHFWQDSEINQMPQEGVLGKYSIPKGYVNGTQMCKANGKFLADYIKLKSTKQYLQALSNDMKILISSLIVEIEAYGKEQGTWIHPEIAIDLARWVSVEFRIWANRTLMKVMLTDEVEQKPAPQSHEAPHTLAPSQEAAQLALLLGDFAGLDKALTAQLAVNAATAVNPALKPAADELKTAIACTNISDDAYLRPTDIGEVVGLSARAVNNWLTNAGLQYRTDDKKIPYRPTETGKRWGRMVPTVARPSNQTVFQLRWLPEIVKVISQ from the coding sequence ATGTTGACACATTTTTGGCAAGACTCCGAAATTAATCAAATGCCCCAAGAGGGAGTGCTAGGTAAATACAGTATTCCCAAGGGCTACGTGAATGGCACTCAAATGTGCAAGGCTAACGGGAAATTTTTAGCCGATTACATCAAGCTCAAGTCTACAAAGCAGTATTTGCAAGCACTTTCTAACGATATGAAGATCCTCATATCGTCTTTAATTGTTGAAATCGAAGCGTATGGAAAAGAACAAGGGACTTGGATTCACCCAGAAATCGCCATTGATTTAGCTCGCTGGGTATCTGTTGAATTCCGCATCTGGGCAAACAGAACCTTGATGAAGGTCATGCTAACAGATGAAGTTGAGCAAAAACCAGCACCTCAATCACATGAAGCACCACACACATTAGCCCCATCTCAAGAAGCTGCACAATTAGCTTTACTCTTAGGTGACTTTGCCGGATTAGACAAAGCCCTCACCGCCCAGCTTGCAGTCAACGCCGCCACTGCTGTCAACCCGGCTCTTAAGCCTGCTGCTGATGAACTAAAGACAGCGATCGCTTGCACCAATATTAGCGATGATGCCTATCTCAGACCAACAGACATTGGCGAAGTAGTTGGGCTTTCAGCAAGAGCCGTAAATAACTGGCTGACTAACGCTGGCTTACAGTACAGAACTGATGACAAGAAAATCCCCTATCGCCCCACTGAAACTGGTAAGCGGTGGGGGCGAATGGTTCCGACTGTTGCTAGACCTTCAAACCAGACTGTCTTTCAGCTGCGTTGGTTGCCTGAAATAGTAAAAGTCATCTCTCAATAA
- a CDS encoding DUF1392 family protein produces MIDQINSLYLCWYISPPWSDTFGTPDGDRIPQLEVNLLERVYIGTTRTFGYCCGVKWKQDRWIYAIACTGDIIHTTEHEIIGTGEMQLAAIEKPAFILGDRIMLLCDDQRTKQRLILGIQLLNRSWFYEVEWMPPALDETTSLDERLAFVAQKDLVRVLF; encoded by the coding sequence ATGATTGACCAAATCAATTCACTGTATCTGTGCTGGTATATCTCGCCACCTTGGAGTGATACCTTCGGCACACCTGACGGTGATCGCATTCCACAACTTGAAGTCAATCTGCTCGAACGAGTTTACATCGGAACTACAAGGACATTCGGCTACTGCTGCGGGGTGAAGTGGAAACAAGACCGCTGGATTTATGCAATTGCCTGCACGGGTGACATCATCCACACCACTGAACACGAAATCATCGGCACTGGTGAAATGCAACTGGCTGCTATAGAAAAACCTGCTTTCATTCTCGGCGATCGCATCATGCTTCTTTGTGATGACCAGCGGACAAAGCAGCGGCTAATTCTGGGGATTCAACTGCTCAACAGGTCTTGGTTTTATGAAGTCGAGTGGATGCCCCCTGCTCTGGATGAAACCACCAGCCTGGACGAACGGCTGGCTTTTGTAGCCCAGAAAGATTTGGTGCGAGTGCTTTTTTGA